The Anabrus simplex isolate iqAnaSimp1 chromosome 1, ASM4041472v1, whole genome shotgun sequence genome window below encodes:
- the LOC137500974 gene encoding uncharacterized protein: protein MWFRAVSAVLGSPRLVPACSYLHAVFRMNEEGLLLLVKEYPHLYDPSHPKYHDNLAKDNSWDEISKEMGLSADECRAKWKSLRECYRKALRKRQPKSGQAAKKINPWRLEAQMEFIRPFITMQRSQVSNVGTPSDDDEQTDISEVQEESQNVDSGSSHTTEDTQKNDKRPGLWSGKRKKTAPLTPSAAIFKEFVELKKSRQSSLGQEGDHLRKYFQSVEETVRTFPPQLQVKIKSQISTIIHQAEFEAINMQSFPAPNFIHPEIPVQYRFPPSLTSSSILTHTQAGSQIPISPTPGHIQAPQFNQNHQTNDDNHPVNDN, encoded by the exons atgtggtttcgtgccgtttcggcGGTCCTCgggagtcctcgactagtgccagcatgctcgtaccttcacgcg gttttcagaatgaatgaagaaggaTTGCTGCTTTTGGTGAAGGAATATCCCCATCTGTACGATCCCTCTCATCCCAAGTACCACGATAATCTGGCAAAGGACAATTCGTGGGATGAAATCAGCAAGGAAATGGGCCTCAGTG CTGATGAGTGCAGAGCCAAATGGAAGTCCCTGCGGGAATGTTATCGGAAGGCTTTAAGAAAAAGACAACCAAAATCTGGACAAGCAGCCAAGAAAATCAACCCTTGGCGCCTCGAGGCACAAATGGAGTTCATCAGGCCCTTCATCACAATGCAGAGAAGCCAGGTGAGCAATGTAGGAACTCCATCCGATGACGATGAACAAACAGATATTTCTGAGGTTCAGGAAGAATCTCAGAATGTCGACTCGGGTTCCTCACATACAACTGAAGATACTCAGAAAAATGACAAACGACCAGGATTGTGGAGTGGCAAGAGAAAGAAAACTGCGCCTTTAACACCTTCGGCTGCTATTTTTAAAGAGTTTGTTGAGTTGAAGAAATCGCGACAATCTTCTCTGGGGCAAGAGGGTGACCATCTCCGCAAATACTTTCAAAGTGTAGAAGAGACAGTAAGAACATTTCCACCACagttacaagtaaaaattaaaagTCAGATTTCCACCATCATTCATCAGGCAGAATTTGAAGCAATCAATATGCAGTCATTTCCAGCACCAAATTTTATCCATCCCGAAATTCCTGTCCAGTATCGATTTCCACCAAGTTTGACTTCTTCCAGTATCCTTACACACACTCAAGCAGGTTCACAGATCCCAATCTCACCAACACCAGGCCATATTCAGGCACCCCAGTTCAATCAAAATCACCAGACGAATGATGACAACCACCCAGTGAACGACAATTAA
- the LOC137500971 gene encoding uncharacterized protein codes for MSSSSEEDLLFAVALLANEEEEKRERKVWVHNIYEKRETYGEFHHLFPDLLKDRSKFFHYFRMSQEKFYELLNLVKPCVERENTTFRRAVPCEERLAVCLRFLATGNSFRTLAFSYRLGETSVRRIVYDVCDAVWTKLVPIFMPQPDKEIWERNELEFRERWNFPNCVGAMDGKHVVFDKPANSGSLFYNYKKSFSIVLLALVDANYKFVMVDVGALGKNSDGGIFSNSIFGRKLQQNKLDFPPDKILPGTNELMPHVIVADEAFPLQRNLMRPYPGDESKRNTEKRIYNYRHSRARNTCEDSFGILSKKFRIYQRKMQVSPEHMTKFVLATCVLHNFLREDHPNLLAELIEEATPALQDLRGTGGTYTGSALRIRDRFKDYFSSHAGSVEWQERMINVGRRNTNE; via the exons atgagttccagttccgaggaggattTATTATTTGCAGTTGCgctacttgcaaatgaggaagaagaaaaacgcgaaagaaaagtttgggtccacaacatttatgagaaaagggaaacgtacggagagtttcaccatttatttcctgatctactaaaggaccgaagtaaatttttccactactttcgtatgtcccaagaaaaattctatgaactattgaacctagttaagccgtgtgtagagcgagaaaataccaCCTTTCGCCGAGCTGTACCATGTGAAGAAAGACTTGCTGTATGCCTCAG atttcttgctACCGGGAACTCTTTCAGAACACTTGCATTTAGCTACAGACTTGGAGAGACAAGCGTCAGGAGGATTGTGTACGATGTGTGTGACGCTGTGTGGACAAAGTTGGTTCCTATTTTCATGCCTCAACCAGACAAAGAAATCTGGGAGAGAAATGAACTAGAGTTCCGAGAAAGATGGAATTTCCCGAACTGTGTGGGAGCAATGGACGGGAAACATGTGGTGTTTGACAAGCCAGCCAACAGTGGGTCATTGTTCTACAATTACAAAAAAAGCTTCTCCATTGTGCTTCTAGCTCTAGTCGATGCCAATTATAAGTTTGTGATGGTAGATGTAGGGGCTTTGGGAAAAAATAGCGATGGGGGAATATTTTCTAATAGTATTTTCGGAAGAAAACTTCAGCAGAACAAATTGGACTTTCCTCCGGATAAAATTCTACCTGGAACGAATGAGCTCATGCCTCATGTTATTGTTGCAGATGAAGCATTTCCTCTGCAACGGAACTTGATGAGGCCTTATCCCGGTGATGAATCAAAAAGAAACACGGAGAAGAGAATATACAATTACCGACACAGCAGAGCTAGAAATACCTGCGAGGATTCATTTGGCATTTTATCTAAGAAGTTCAGAATATATCAGAGGAAAATGCAAGTTTCGCCAGAACATATGACGAAATTTGTTTTGGCAACCTGCGTGCTTCATAATTTCTTACGCGAAGATCATCCAAATCTGCTTGCAGAACTTATAGAAGAAGCTACACCTGCGCTTCAAGATTTGAGAGGCACTGGAGGGACGTACACAGGATCAGCTCTTCGGATCAGGGACAGATTTAAGGACTATTTCAGCTCCCATGCAGGATCGGTTGAATGGCAAGAAAGAATGATAAATGTTGGCCGAAGGAACACTAACGAATAA